DNA from Aggregatimonas sangjinii:
TTCAGTTCATTCAAATGATCGGATTTAAGATTCTCGTAACCGCTGGATTACTTTTGATAGGGGGATTACTGGTCTTGAACCAGGAGATGAACATTGGTCAATTCGTAGCGGCCGAGATTATTATTCTGTTGGTTATTAGTTCGGTGGAAAAATTGATCACGGGTCTCGAGACTTTTTATGATTTGCTAACCTCTTTGGAGAAATTAGGTCAGGTTGTCGACAAAGAGTTGGAGCCCCAAGAAGGGGAAAAGCCCTTTGGTGAGAATGAGGGCTTCCATATTCAACTCGATGGGGTTTCCTATAACGTACCCGATAGGGAAAAGAAAATCATTGACAACGTGAGTATGTCCATCACGCCAACGTGTACCATTCTTCTTAATGGTGCCAGCGGTTCGGGAAAATCTACATTGTTGCGGATAATAGCGGGAATTCTAGAACCGGATTCCGGAGGTATATACATCAATGATGTATCCTTAAAAGGAGTGAACCTCAATTATTATCGCTCCCATATTGGTCAGTCATTGCCCGAAGAATCGCCTTTTGAGGGTACCATTATGAACAATATCACTTTTGGCGATAAGACCATTCCTTCGGAACATATTTACTGGGCTTTAGAGAAAGTAGGTCTTACCAGCTTTGTAAAAGAGCAGCCCCAGGGCTTGCAGACCGTATTGTACCCAGAAGGAAGGCAAATACCCTCAATGGTTTCGAAAAAAATAGTACTTGCACGTAGTGTTGTGCGGAAACCGAAGCTATTAATTTTAAAAGACCCCTTGGACCAGTTTAAAGAATCCGAAGCGTTGGAGATAATGAATTTTCTGAGTGATCCTAGTAACGGATGGGCCTTGGTGGTGGTCAGTGCCAATTTAAAATGGGCGGACAAATGTACTCGAGTCATCACCATGGAGAATGGTCAAATCATTAATGAGAGATAAGCATGCTGAATATATCACATAATCAACTGAACAAAAAGGTGAATTTGAACCGTTTCAGATCGGCGCAAAAGGTTTTTCATGAGCGCCATTACAAGCATTTTAACCGTTTTTTGTTTGCCTTTGCCGTAGTCGGATTTTTGATTCTTTTCCTCCCTTGGACCCAAAACATTAAAGGGAAGGGTTATCTCACGACCTTAAGTCCAGATCAGCGCCCACAAACGATACAATCCCCTATTCCGGGAAGAATCGAGCAGTGGTTCGTACAGGAGGGCGATTATGTAAAAAAAGGTGATACCATTCTCTTTATCTCAGAGGTAAAAAATGAATATTTCGACCCGAATCTTGTCGAGCGTACCGGTCAGCAAATTAAGGCAAAGAGTGCTTCCGTAATGTCCTATGAGGGAAAAGTAAAGGCGTTACGCAATCAAATCGCGGCCCTGTCGAACGAACGTGGCCTGAAATTGAAACAGGCAAAAAACAAGTTGTTACAGGCCAAGCTAAAAGTTCAAAGCGACAGTATTGACCTAGAGGCTGCGAAAACCAATATCAATATCGCTGAAAGGCAATACGATCGCGTGGTGCAATTGCAATCGGAGGGTTTAAAGGCGGTTACCGACGTAGAAGAAAAACGATTAAAACTTCAAGAAACACAGGCCAAATTAATATCACAGCAAAACAAACTTTTGGCAGCGCGAAACGAGATATTGAATGCGGAGGTCGAAATCAATCGGGTGAATGCGGAATACACCGATAAGATTTCCAAGGCGCAGAGCGATATGTTTACCGCACAGTCGAACCAGTTCGATTCGGAGGCGCAGGTGACCAAATTAGAAAATGAATTTACCAATTATGAGATGCGGAATGATATGTATTACATTAAAGCGCCTCAAAACGGGTTTATCAATAAGGCTTTACAAGGGGGAATCGGCGAAACGTTCAAGGAGGGCGAACCACTTTTGGGTATCATGCCCGCTGATATCGACATGGCCGTGGAAACCTTCGTAGAACCCCTCGATTTACCGTTAATACATTTAGGGGAGAAGATTCGCATTCAGTTCGATGGTTGGCCGGTAATTGTTTTCAGCGGATGGCCCAATGTCTCTTACGGGACCTACGGTGGTGAGGTCGTAGCAATAGAAACCTTCATAAGTGATAATGGAAAGTATAGGGTATTGGTAGCCCCAGACCCAGAGGACCATGACTGGCCAGAAGCCATTCGTGTAGGCTCGGGCGCCACTACATTTGCACTTCTAGAAGATGTACCTATTTGGTTCGAACTGTGGAGGCAATTGAACGGATTCCCACCAAATTACTATCAGCCCGATGGAGCACAAGCGAAACCTGTAAAGAAATAAGATGCGGAAGTACGTTACAATTTTAATGTTGTTGGCTACCTTCTCTATAACTGGTCAGGTACAGGATTCCATAGTGCTACGGTTCAATGAATTCCTAGGGTATGTCAAAAAGTACCATCCTATAGCGAAGCAAGCCCAATTAACCTTGGGTATAGGCCAAGCCAATCTTATGAAGGCGCGTGGCGGATTCGATCCCAAGATTGAGGTAGACTACGATAGAAAAGAGTTTAAATCGACCGAGTACTACGATCGACTTAATGCCGCGTTCAAGATTCCGACTTGGTACGGTATCGAGCTCAAGGGAACTTTCGAACAGAATGATGGCGACTTTTTGAATCCAGCAGAATCGGTTCCTACCGACGGTTTGTATAGCGCAGGGGTCTCCATGAGTTTGGGACAAGGGCTTTGGATCAATGATCGAATGGCCACATTAAAGCAGGCCAAGCTATTTAGGGAACAAACCAAGGCCGACCGCGATTTGCTGGTCAATCAAATCCTGTATAATGCAGCACTGGCCTATTTCGATTGGTTGCGCGCCTTTAATGAAGCCGAAATATACCAAAACTTCCTTAGAAATGCCGACATCCGTTTTCGGGGAATCAAAAGTAGGGCAGCGGCCGGAGATGTTGCGGCCATTGATACGGTAGAGGCTAAAATCGCGGTGCAAACAAGGGCTCTGGGTCTAGAACAGGCCAAGGTGAAGTTGATGAAACGCTCTTTGGAACTTTCCAATTTTCTATGGATGAACGATAATGTTCCGGTAGAGATACAACCCAATGTGATTCCTGATGTAAACATCGGGGGAGAAATAGATGTCACCTTGGAAATACTAGGGAAACCTCTGAACAGTTTCACTATTGAAAACCATCCGAAGTTGCTTTCCCTAGGGTATAAAATCGAAGGGTTACGAGTCGATAAAAATTTGAAAGCGAATAAATTGTTGCCCAAAATAGATGTGGAATACAATTTCCTGACAGAGACCCCGAGTTCATCAACTCGTTTGAAACCCAAGAATACAAAGGCGGTGTTACCTTTCGACTACCTTTGTTTTTGCGAAAGGAGCGAGGGGACTTAAAATTGGCCAAGTTCAAGCTGCGCGATGCACAATTCGACTTAGACAATGTGCAAATTGAATTGAGAAACAAGATTATAGCCATTTATCGAGAGCTGGAATCCTTTGAAACCCAAAATGTGTTGATCGATGAAGTCGTCGGCAGTTACAATACCATGCTATCGGCCGAAGAACGAAAATTCAGTTTTGGTGAAAGTTCCTTGTTTTTAATCAATTCAAGGGAGAGCAAGCTTATCGATGCTAGGCTGAAACAAATCGAAGTCCAAAATAAATTCTATACCACCAAAGCGAGGCTATTCAACAGTCTGGCGGTCAATCCAGAGAATCTGTAAGTTTCGCGAACCATTCGCTACTAAGGTTGTTCACTAGAATCTTTCAGGAATTCCTGGAGGATAGGTTCTACAAAACTCATAAAAACAGCAGCTATTGAATACTAAAATCACAAATCAAACGACTACTGGATTAATTCAAAACGCAATGGCCAAGGCAATGTCCTATGCCCAATACCGGGAATTGGTCGAAAGGTTGGCTGTTGCGGGTCAATCAACCGGACCAGAGCAAACGGAGGCTTTGGCGCAATATACCCAACTGAATCATCGACGAATGAAGCGTTGGGACAAGACCCTAAAATTTGGGGATTTACAAACGGAGGCTATCAAAGAGATGGACCAAAAAATGACGTGGTTGGTGTTGACCGAGAGTTGGTGCGGCGATGCCTCTCCCGCATTACCTGTGATGCACAGGATAACGGAATTAAACCCCAATATTTCCCTTCATATTGCCCTAAGGGACGAGCATCCAGAGGTGATGGATCTTTTTTTAACGAATGGTGGCAGGTCTATTCCCAAATTAATCGCTATTGATGAGAAAACGGGAAAAGTAATCGGGGATTGGGGTCCGCGATCAGAAGCGGCCACTATTCTTGTAGAGACTCACAAAGCGCAACATGGTAGCATACTGCCTGAATTCAAGGAAGAATTACAGCAATGGTATAATAAGGATAAGGGGCAGAGCATTTTGAAAGACCTTTTGCATTTGCTGCACCGAGAAGAAAGGTAATATCCGTTTGTATTAGTGTTAGTATTTTCGTGAAATTTCAGTAGGTAATTTACTTTTTTGAGAGTACATAGCCGGATTGCCTATCGGGCTTTTTCCTGAAAAATATAGGTAATCGTACCTTTTTGGTTCTCACGCGAGGCACTATTGAATTTTGCCCGTAATGCATAAGTGATGGCATTCTCTACAAGACAACCGTTGGAGGTTCCGGAGCTACGTTCATTAAAATCGGCCTCAACCACGTTTCCCGAAGCATTCACCTTAATATTGATCACCACCTTGCCACCTTCGATACAAGTGTAAATTGGCGGGGGTAACTTTCGGCTAAAACGTTCGATCAGCGAATAGGATACCGAAGTTTGTCGCTTTGCAAGATTGTTGGTAAAGGTCTCTTTACTGGCCTCTTTTTCACCAAGTTTTTGTTTGGCTTCCTCCCGTTTCTTTTTTCAATTCCTTTACCCTTGCGGCGTATTCACCATCCGATAATACGTCTGTAAGTTCTTCGGAATCGGAATTGGCCTCTTTTTCGGCCATGAGCTCCTCTAAAGTCTGTAAAGGCTCTGGATTTCCGTAACTTGGTTTGGCCGTTTCATTGTAAGCCATATGGCTTTTGATCGGTTCGGCATTGGCCATTTCTTCCATGAGCCGCTCCTTTTCCTCAATGAGCTCATCAATATCTTCCTCGGCGAGCATCATTTCAACAATGTACTCGTCCTCTTCACCTTTCCCCTGCCCAAGGCTGATGTTGTACAACACCAAAACAATGATAGACATCGAAAAGAGAGTAATCAAGAGCGATAATTGTCCGCGATTCAAACTCATGCTGTAATAACCGATATTTTTTAAAAATATTTTAAATGATCGTTGAACGGAAGATTTTCCAATAAATAATACGCAAAAATCATTCCTTTCTCAACAATTCTTCCCCAAAAATAGTGGGGTCGAGGGCATTATTTACGTTGTAATCCCCTATTTTGGTTCTTCGCAGGGAAGATAAATGGCCTCCGCACTTTAGTACCACGCCAAAATCGTTTGCCAGCGACCGGATATAAGTACCCTTGCTACAGGTCACCCGAAAATCGACTTTTGGCATTTCAACACTAGTGATTTCGAATTCAAAAATGGTCACCCGTCTCGTTTTGATGTCTACCTTTTTACCTTCACGGGCATATTCGTAAAGCCGTTTACCATCCTTTTTCAAGGCCGAGAAAATTGGGGGGCGCTGCTCGATTTCCCCGATAAAGGTCTGAACCGCGTTTCGAATCATCTCTTCGGTAAGATGATCAG
Protein-coding regions in this window:
- a CDS encoding peptidase domain-containing ABC transporter is translated as MAKNILTAWQRLIGLLRLDKRDVFQVFYYAIFAGVVNLSLPLGIQAIINLIQGAQISTSWVVLVILVTLGVAFGGILQLMQIRIIENMQQKIFTRASFEFAYRFPKIKMSELVNYYPPELANRFFDTLTVQKGLSKILIDFPAALLQIIFGLLLLSFYHPFFIIYGILLLLLIYVVFKFTAQKGLDTSLDESKSKYKVAHWLQEVARSIVSFKLSGKTTHALDKNDSLVTEYLEAREGHFRVLVLQFIQMIGFKILVTAGLLLIGGLLVLNQEMNIGQFVAAEIIILLVISSVEKLITGLETFYDLLTSLEKLGQVVDKELEPQEGEKPFGENEGFHIQLDGVSYNVPDREKKIIDNVSMSITPTCTILLNGASGSGKSTLLRIIAGILEPDSGGIYINDVSLKGVNLNYYRSHIGQSLPEESPFEGTIMNNITFGDKTIPSEHIYWALEKVGLTSFVKEQPQGLQTVLYPEGRQIPSMVSKKIVLARSVVRKPKLLILKDPLDQFKESEALEIMNFLSDPSNGWALVVVSANLKWADKCTRVITMENGQIINER
- a CDS encoding thioredoxin family protein is translated as MNTKITNQTTTGLIQNAMAKAMSYAQYRELVERLAVAGQSTGPEQTEALAQYTQLNHRRMKRWDKTLKFGDLQTEAIKEMDQKMTWLVLTESWCGDASPALPVMHRITELNPNISLHIALRDEHPEVMDLFLTNGGRSIPKLIAIDEKTGKVIGDWGPRSEAATILVETHKAQHGSILPEFKEELQQWYNKDKGQSILKDLLHLLHREER
- a CDS encoding TolC family protein → MRKYVTILMLLATFSITGQVQDSIVLRFNEFLGYVKKYHPIAKQAQLTLGIGQANLMKARGGFDPKIEVDYDRKEFKSTEYYDRLNAAFKIPTWYGIELKGTFEQNDGDFLNPAESVPTDGLYSAGVSMSLGQGLWINDRMATLKQAKLFREQTKADRDLLVNQILYNAALAYFDWLRAFNEAEIYQNFLRNADIRFRGIKSRAAAGDVAAIDTVEAKIAVQTRALGLEQAKVKLMKRSLELSNFLWMNDNVPVEIQPNVIPDVNIGGEIDVTLEILGKPLNSFTIENHPKLLSLGYKIEGLRVDKNLKANKLLPKIDVEYNFLTETPSSSTRLKPKNTKAVLPFDYLCFCERSEGT
- the truB gene encoding tRNA pseudouridine(55) synthase TruB produces the protein MTKPSKEDFLNGQLLLIDKPSGWSSFQAVNKLKWAIRKKFDLKKIKIGHAGTLDPLATGLLLICTGKFTKKIDTLQGQVKEYIGTITLGATTPSYDLETEINRAFSTDHLTEEMIRNAVQTFIGEIEQRPPIFSALKKDGKRLYEYAREGKKVDIKTRRVTIFEFEITSVEMPKVDFRVTCSKGTYIRSLANDFGVVLKCGGHLSSLRRTKIGDYNVNNALDPTIFGEELLRKE
- a CDS encoding HlyD family secretion protein yields the protein MLNISHNQLNKKVNLNRFRSAQKVFHERHYKHFNRFLFAFAVVGFLILFLPWTQNIKGKGYLTTLSPDQRPQTIQSPIPGRIEQWFVQEGDYVKKGDTILFISEVKNEYFDPNLVERTGQQIKAKSASVMSYEGKVKALRNQIAALSNERGLKLKQAKNKLLQAKLKVQSDSIDLEAAKTNINIAERQYDRVVQLQSEGLKAVTDVEEKRLKLQETQAKLISQQNKLLAARNEILNAEVEINRVNAEYTDKISKAQSDMFTAQSNQFDSEAQVTKLENEFTNYEMRNDMYYIKAPQNGFINKALQGGIGETFKEGEPLLGIMPADIDMAVETFVEPLDLPLIHLGEKIRIQFDGWPVIVFSGWPNVSYGTYGGEVVAIETFISDNGKYRVLVAPDPEDHDWPEAIRVGSGATTFALLEDVPIWFELWRQLNGFPPNYYQPDGAQAKPVKK
- a CDS encoding TolC family protein, with protein sequence MRKERGDLKLAKFKLRDAQFDLDNVQIELRNKIIAIYRELESFETQNVLIDEVVGSYNTMLSAEERKFSFGESSLFLINSRESKLIDARLKQIEVQNKFYTTKARLFNSLAVNPENL